One segment of Pontibacter akesuensis DNA contains the following:
- a CDS encoding M28 family peptidase, which yields MNRIIASLLLLYGCTATALAQDMSRVHQTIDTLTSATMHGRGYLFKGDKKAAEYIKNRFQEMGLQPIGSSYLQEFSFPVNIIPSTPQLRVNGQALTPGKDFVANAATGSGKGTAKVIPLDTAIFSDARAAQAFFSQKLADKAIVYQQQEQQRIAKLPEPYQRQLQQARLHIILQPNALLTSVSSQQHPLPVLEVLQSKWPKEAKSISFEVGAGLNPKYKTQNVIGMIPGTQQPDSVIMITAHYDHLGGQGNDVYFPGANDNASGTAMLLELAAYYSRPENKPKYSIVFIAFAAEEAGLLGSFHYTRNPLFPLRQIRFLLNLDLLGTGEEGLMVVNGKVHTQEFDLLQRLNEQHQYLKQIRSRGKAANSDHYPFSEAGVPAFFFYTLGGTAAYHNSQDHAAQLPLTEFADVFKLITNFITDLTSA from the coding sequence ATGAACAGAATCATTGCCTCGCTCCTGCTGCTGTACGGCTGCACGGCCACCGCTCTGGCGCAAGATATGTCCCGTGTGCACCAGACCATCGACACCCTTACCTCCGCCACCATGCACGGCCGCGGCTATCTTTTTAAAGGAGATAAAAAGGCTGCAGAGTACATCAAAAACAGGTTTCAGGAGATGGGGCTGCAGCCAATCGGTTCGTCCTACCTCCAGGAATTCAGCTTCCCTGTGAACATCATCCCCTCCACACCGCAGCTACGTGTAAACGGGCAGGCCCTGACGCCGGGCAAGGACTTTGTGGCCAACGCCGCCACCGGATCAGGCAAGGGAACAGCAAAAGTGATACCGCTTGATACAGCCATTTTTTCCGATGCCAGGGCGGCCCAAGCCTTCTTCAGCCAAAAGCTGGCTGACAAAGCTATCGTGTACCAGCAGCAAGAGCAGCAACGAATCGCCAAATTACCGGAGCCTTATCAGCGGCAACTGCAGCAAGCCAGGCTACATATTATACTTCAGCCAAACGCGCTGCTTACCTCTGTGTCTTCGCAGCAGCACCCGCTGCCAGTGCTGGAGGTGCTGCAAAGCAAATGGCCGAAAGAGGCAAAAAGCATAAGCTTTGAGGTAGGCGCTGGCCTCAACCCAAAATACAAGACGCAGAATGTGATAGGCATGATACCGGGGACGCAGCAGCCGGATTCTGTGATCATGATCACGGCACACTACGACCACCTGGGAGGCCAGGGCAATGACGTATACTTCCCGGGTGCCAACGACAACGCCAGCGGCACAGCCATGCTGCTGGAACTGGCAGCGTACTATTCCCGGCCAGAGAACAAGCCCAAGTATAGTATAGTGTTTATTGCGTTTGCAGCCGAAGAGGCGGGGCTACTGGGCTCTTTCCACTACACCCGAAACCCGCTGTTCCCGCTCCGGCAAATCCGCTTTCTGCTAAACCTCGACTTGCTGGGCACCGGCGAAGAGGGGCTGATGGTGGTGAACGGCAAAGTGCACACGCAGGAATTTGACCTCTTGCAGCGCCTGAATGAGCAGCACCAGTACCTGAAGCAGATCAGGAGCCGGGGCAAAGCCGCCAACTCCGACCACTACCCTTTTTCTGAGGCAGGCGTGCCAGCCTTCTTCTTTTATACCTTGGGGGGCACCGCCGCCTACCACAACTCCCAGGACCACGCCGCGCAGTTACCACTCACTGAGTTTGCAGATGTGTTTAAGTTGATCACCAATTTTATAACAGACCTGACTTCTGCCTGA
- the sov gene encoding T9SS outer membrane translocon Sov/SprA — MIWKSKKHNLLLILVASISLLTWLAQAEGLRTSHRFKTGLLKNLLAQQDTARKDSTKYIPSRKPTFVPSDRYGSPFGARPSSSPLLLGQPSNLHLNVELDDSLQQYNITETIGDSVLYRPPSSMSLRDYSEWQQREAIRNYWRAKSSGLDGESVVSSNRLIPKLYISPMFDRIFGGNYVDIQPNGNVSLKFGARFNRNENPTIPLSQQRTGDFDFEQNISLNLVGQIGEKLRLNFNWDNNANFDFENNMKLDYTGYEEEIIRKIEAGNVSLPLNNSLITGAQNLFGIKAQLQFGRLGVTTIASSLRGTNDEVIIQNGGQNRPFEIRVDEYDRDRHFFLSQFFRGRYNEALRPLPLVNSGIVIRRVELYVTNNSRQTENLRNIVAYMDLGEADPYRERFENGRPATAPADNQANTLYSLISPPNSQARDNARVDSYLQSLGLEKGTDFEHVRARKLEPNEYRFNPQLGYISLNSALLPDQVLGIAFEYTYNGKTYQVGELINDYQNLDSEKVIHMKLLRATNPSLNFPTWDLMMKNVYALDATQVNREDFRLQIIYKDDETGVDLTSIKEPSPIRNIPLVEVFNLDNVNSNNDRPSDGNFDFLPGITIDTETGRIFFPQVEPFGDYLASRLEGNPALIDQYVFQELYDQTQTDAQQNNVKAKFYLTGRVKSTSSDEIMLPGFQIAEGSVVVYSGGTRLIEGTDYQVFYDLGRIKILNPSYLSSANDLRVTYEKAELLNIQPRTMLGARFDYRLSDDVNIGATVLHLNEQSYINRVSIGDEPTNNTIYGLDLNMQKESRMLTRFVDAIPLIQTKVPSLITFSGEFAQLAPSKSKSSANEDGASYIDDFEGAETPYNLGGFNNSTWRLAATPAPLVPGPGLQYSYNRAKLAWYTIDQIFYRNSDNRKPGSITDEELKNNYVRGIWRNELFPNRDAEITNTYEYTFDLAYYPRERGQYNYNPNLTTQGLLADDPRRNWGGISREISFDTDFDNANIEYMEFWLMDPFIAGQYGRDGAFGSNVNPKDPGQLVLNLGNVSEDVLEDDLYAFENGLPTSANDAQNLKKTDWGLITQQQFLTDAFTGVPGGRQFQDIGLDGLNDAAEADYFRQPFLNRIAGTPPQSVVDDPSADNFLHHLDPRYDQLNAGVLQRYKNYNGMENNSPENSIYSNYAFPDKEDLNGDNVINDLEQYFEYKINLSPEQLEVGQNYIVDKVTSTNDKNGQQVTWYQFRVPVRQPTGTVGNIDGFKSVRFMRMYMTGFSDPVLLRMVQFQFVANQWRKFEKPLTEGTPCLTCTDDARSFTVSTVNIEENGPTNTNTDTNIPYVLPPGIDRLRDYSSTNDRRQNEQSLQLCVEDLKDSFSKAVYKNLSLDMLAYKQLKMFVHAESKDPSVQDGDLQAFVRIGTDFTQNYYEYVVPLKFTPAGSNIATAIWPNENEINITLQELVDAKVKRNTDAPGNIFVPFTVTTADGKIIRVVGNPDFSEVEGIMIGIRNPSQRGGDSRPLSACIWVDELRVTDFVNKTGWASTARMNAKLADFANVTATGAYTTVGFGGLQQPLSLRSREDVAQFDVSANMVLDKFLPEQWGVKVPMTVQYGVTTAEPQYDPLDKDVPLEQSLSKFDDDDARDAYRKEVITQETRKSISLLNVRKERVNPEAKAHIYDIENFAFSYSYAERLYTDIETDRNYTKTYTGAIAYTYDTKPKSYEPFANSEKLNSPYLRLIKDFNFTLIPSRFSVRADLNRFYNETYLQRPDPETRFITTRGIAPTFQKSFYFNRIYDMRWDLTKSLSLDYTATNRAVIDEPDGRINNEVDSLAYKNKTIWENLANGGRNTNFNQLIALNYKLPFDKFPLTDWLSADTRYATSYIWTAGSTALNQEASFKLGNTAENNVEFSANGRVDLVKLYNKVKFLKDVNAPVPARPAPAAAATDTAAAASKPDLKFIKSVARVLLMTRSLNVTYLENRGTLLPGYLPDTRFFGFDDGFEAPGLPFILGKQYDLDELYAQANSSGWYTDSSQYLNTPFSGIHTETFTGRANLEPFRNFNIAVDVRRTKSEIEEVFYRKETDDFGNISDTDLRQNPFTSGSFSTSFLALGTLFESTEDGFSNAFESFIRNRHIVREKLTMANPAAEDSGYALNSQEVLLKSFLYAYQGRDINGYEAEAKNPFSRLPIPNWAVTYNGLERLPIFQEWFSQISLLHAYNASYNITSYTTSLAYNQEPNGFPTQLNQFGRLEQYYIVNQLTVTERLAPLLGVNFRTKNNLTGRIEYKVERNLSLNLTNAQITETNVKDYVIGFGYTTNHFRLPFKIGGERKTLENELTMRLDFSVRDNQTVQRAISEDDSGEEISQNQITNGTRQLQLRPTIDYVLSQRLNLQFYVLRTVSDPKISTSFRNSVTEGGIQLRVSLQ; from the coding sequence TTGATCTGGAAAAGTAAAAAGCACAACCTGCTGTTGATCCTGGTTGCTTCTATTTCTTTGCTTACCTGGCTGGCGCAGGCAGAAGGGCTGCGCACGTCCCACCGGTTTAAAACAGGCCTTCTCAAAAACCTGCTGGCACAGCAGGACACTGCCCGCAAGGACAGCACCAAGTATATTCCCAGCCGCAAGCCTACGTTTGTTCCATCCGACAGGTATGGCAGCCCCTTCGGCGCTCGGCCAAGCTCCTCTCCCTTGCTGCTGGGCCAGCCCAGCAACCTGCACCTGAACGTAGAGCTTGACGACAGCCTGCAGCAGTACAATATTACCGAGACAATCGGCGACAGCGTACTGTACCGTCCGCCCTCCTCCATGTCGCTGCGCGATTACTCAGAGTGGCAGCAGCGCGAAGCCATCCGCAATTACTGGCGCGCCAAGTCATCTGGTCTGGATGGCGAAAGCGTGGTGAGCAGCAACCGCCTGATTCCCAAGCTGTACATCAGCCCGATGTTCGACCGCATCTTTGGCGGCAACTACGTGGACATTCAGCCAAACGGAAACGTGTCGCTTAAATTCGGAGCGCGCTTTAACCGCAACGAGAACCCGACGATACCGCTTAGCCAGCAGCGCACCGGCGATTTCGACTTTGAGCAGAACATTTCCCTGAACCTGGTGGGCCAGATCGGCGAGAAACTGCGCCTGAACTTTAACTGGGACAACAACGCCAACTTCGACTTCGAGAACAACATGAAGTTGGATTACACGGGTTACGAAGAAGAGATTATCCGCAAGATAGAGGCCGGTAACGTAAGCCTGCCCCTGAACAACTCCCTGATAACGGGTGCGCAGAACCTGTTTGGTATCAAGGCGCAGCTGCAGTTTGGGCGATTAGGCGTAACCACCATTGCCTCCAGCCTGCGCGGCACCAACGATGAGGTCATTATCCAGAACGGCGGGCAGAACAGGCCTTTCGAGATTCGGGTGGATGAGTACGACCGTGACCGCCACTTCTTTCTGTCTCAGTTTTTCCGGGGCCGCTACAACGAGGCCCTCAGGCCTTTGCCCCTGGTAAACTCTGGCATCGTGATTCGCCGCGTGGAACTGTATGTGACCAACAACAGCCGCCAGACCGAGAACCTGCGTAACATTGTGGCTTACATGGACTTGGGTGAGGCTGACCCTTACCGTGAGCGCTTCGAAAATGGCCGCCCGGCCACCGCTCCGGCCGACAACCAGGCCAACACCTTGTACAGCCTGATTTCTCCCCCTAACAGCCAGGCACGTGACAACGCGCGGGTGGATAGTTACCTGCAGTCCTTAGGGCTGGAGAAGGGAACAGACTTTGAGCATGTGCGGGCGCGCAAGCTGGAGCCTAACGAGTACCGCTTTAACCCGCAGTTGGGCTATATCTCGCTTAACTCTGCCCTGCTGCCCGACCAGGTGCTCGGCATCGCCTTTGAGTATACGTATAACGGCAAGACCTACCAGGTAGGTGAACTGATCAACGATTACCAGAACCTGGACTCGGAGAAGGTGATCCACATGAAGTTGCTGCGCGCCACCAACCCATCCCTGAATTTCCCTACCTGGGATTTGATGATGAAAAACGTGTACGCGCTGGATGCCACGCAGGTAAACCGCGAGGATTTCAGGCTGCAGATCATCTACAAAGACGATGAGACGGGCGTGGACCTGACAAGTATAAAAGAGCCAAGCCCGATCCGGAACATACCCTTAGTGGAGGTCTTTAACCTCGACAACGTTAACTCCAACAACGACAGGCCGAGCGACGGCAACTTCGACTTCCTGCCTGGCATCACCATTGATACCGAGACAGGCCGTATCTTCTTCCCGCAGGTAGAGCCGTTCGGTGATTACCTGGCGAGCAGACTGGAAGGAAACCCCGCCCTGATAGACCAGTACGTGTTCCAGGAACTCTACGACCAGACACAGACCGATGCGCAGCAGAACAACGTAAAAGCAAAGTTCTACCTCACGGGCCGCGTTAAATCTACTTCTTCGGATGAAATTATGCTGCCGGGCTTCCAGATTGCGGAAGGCTCTGTGGTGGTATACTCGGGTGGCACCAGGCTGATAGAAGGCACCGATTACCAGGTGTTCTACGACCTTGGCCGCATCAAGATCCTGAACCCAAGTTACCTTAGCTCTGCCAACGACCTGCGCGTAACCTACGAGAAAGCCGAACTGCTGAACATACAGCCCCGCACCATGCTTGGCGCGCGCTTCGACTACCGCCTGAGCGATGATGTGAACATCGGAGCCACTGTGTTGCACCTGAATGAGCAGTCGTACATCAACCGGGTAAGTATAGGCGATGAGCCCACCAACAACACCATTTACGGCCTCGACCTGAACATGCAGAAGGAGTCGCGGATGCTGACACGGTTTGTGGATGCCATCCCGCTGATTCAGACCAAGGTGCCGTCGCTAATTACCTTCAGTGGCGAATTTGCCCAGTTGGCGCCCTCCAAGTCCAAATCAAGTGCAAACGAAGACGGTGCCTCTTACATTGATGACTTTGAAGGAGCCGAAACGCCTTATAACCTGGGTGGCTTTAACAACAGCACCTGGCGCCTGGCGGCCACACCGGCACCGCTGGTGCCTGGCCCTGGCCTGCAGTACTCCTACAACCGCGCAAAACTGGCCTGGTATACCATCGACCAGATATTTTACCGCAACTCAGACAACCGGAAGCCGGGAAGTATAACGGATGAGGAACTGAAGAACAACTACGTACGCGGTATTTGGAGAAACGAGCTATTCCCGAACCGCGACGCCGAAATAACTAATACTTACGAGTATACATTTGACCTGGCCTACTACCCTCGTGAGCGTGGGCAGTACAACTATAACCCGAACTTAACGACACAGGGCCTGCTGGCCGATGACCCGCGCAGAAACTGGGGTGGTATCAGCCGTGAGATTTCGTTTGACACTGACTTCGACAACGCCAACATCGAGTACATGGAATTCTGGCTGATGGACCCGTTCATTGCAGGCCAGTATGGTAGGGATGGCGCTTTTGGCAGTAATGTAAATCCAAAAGACCCGGGCCAGTTGGTGCTGAACCTCGGCAACGTATCGGAGGATGTGCTGGAGGATGACCTGTACGCGTTTGAGAACGGCTTGCCAACATCCGCAAACGATGCGCAGAACCTGAAGAAAACCGACTGGGGTCTTATTACGCAGCAGCAGTTCTTAACAGATGCCTTTACAGGTGTTCCTGGCGGACGCCAGTTCCAGGATATTGGTCTGGATGGCTTGAATGACGCCGCAGAGGCAGATTACTTCCGGCAGCCGTTCCTGAACCGGATAGCAGGTACACCACCGCAAAGCGTGGTGGATGATCCTTCTGCCGATAACTTCCTGCACCACCTCGACCCACGCTACGACCAGTTGAATGCGGGCGTGCTGCAGCGCTACAAGAACTACAACGGCATGGAGAATAACTCTCCGGAGAACAGCATTTACTCCAACTATGCCTTCCCCGACAAAGAAGACCTGAACGGCGACAACGTTATCAACGACCTGGAGCAGTACTTCGAGTACAAGATCAACCTAAGTCCGGAACAACTGGAGGTGGGCCAGAACTACATTGTAGATAAAGTAACCAGCACAAACGATAAGAACGGACAGCAGGTAACCTGGTACCAGTTCCGTGTGCCCGTGCGCCAGCCTACCGGCACCGTTGGCAACATCGATGGCTTTAAGTCGGTGCGCTTTATGCGCATGTACATGACCGGGTTTTCGGATCCGGTGCTGTTGCGTATGGTGCAGTTCCAGTTTGTGGCAAACCAGTGGCGCAAGTTTGAGAAGCCGCTGACAGAGGGAACGCCTTGCCTTACCTGTACCGACGATGCCCGCAGCTTTACGGTATCCACAGTAAATATTGAGGAAAACGGCCCGACTAACACAAACACCGACACCAACATTCCGTATGTGCTGCCGCCTGGCATCGACCGCCTCCGCGACTACTCCTCCACCAACGACCGCCGCCAGAACGAGCAGTCGCTGCAGTTGTGCGTCGAAGACCTGAAAGATTCCTTCTCGAAGGCCGTCTATAAAAACCTTTCGCTGGACATGCTGGCCTATAAGCAGCTGAAAATGTTTGTACATGCCGAGTCCAAAGACCCATCGGTACAGGATGGTGACCTGCAGGCGTTTGTACGTATTGGAACAGACTTCACCCAGAATTATTATGAGTATGTGGTGCCACTTAAGTTTACTCCTGCCGGCAGCAATATCGCGACAGCCATCTGGCCAAACGAGAACGAAATCAACATTACGCTGCAGGAACTGGTGGACGCCAAGGTAAAGCGAAACACGGATGCCCCGGGCAATATTTTCGTGCCGTTCACGGTAACTACCGCAGATGGCAAAATCATCCGCGTAGTGGGTAACCCGGACTTCAGCGAAGTAGAGGGCATCATGATCGGTATCCGCAACCCATCGCAGCGAGGCGGTGATTCCCGTCCCCTTTCGGCCTGTATCTGGGTGGATGAACTGCGCGTGACGGATTTTGTGAACAAGACCGGATGGGCCTCTACTGCCCGTATGAATGCCAAGCTGGCCGATTTCGCAAACGTGACGGCCACGGGCGCCTATACTACGGTTGGCTTCGGCGGGCTGCAGCAGCCGCTGTCGTTGCGCTCGCGCGAGGACGTGGCCCAGTTCGACGTGAGCGCCAACATGGTGCTGGATAAGTTCCTGCCGGAGCAGTGGGGCGTAAAGGTGCCGATGACGGTACAGTACGGCGTGACCACAGCCGAGCCCCAGTACGACCCGCTCGACAAGGACGTGCCGCTGGAGCAGTCGCTGAGTAAGTTTGACGATGATGACGCCCGGGATGCATACCGGAAAGAGGTGATCACGCAGGAAACGCGCAAGAGCATCAGCTTGCTAAATGTGCGCAAGGAGCGCGTGAACCCGGAGGCCAAGGCGCATATCTACGATATCGAGAACTTCGCCTTCTCCTACTCCTATGCCGAGCGCCTGTACACCGACATCGAAACGGACCGCAACTATACCAAAACCTATACCGGTGCCATTGCCTATACCTACGATACGAAGCCGAAAAGCTACGAGCCTTTCGCCAACAGCGAAAAGTTGAACTCGCCTTACTTGCGCCTGATCAAGGACTTCAACTTTACCCTGATTCCGAGCCGCTTTTCAGTGCGTGCAGACCTGAACCGTTTCTACAACGAAACATACTTGCAGCGCCCTGACCCGGAAACAAGGTTTATCACCACCCGCGGCATTGCCCCTACGTTCCAGAAGTCGTTTTACTTTAACCGGATTTACGACATGCGCTGGGACCTGACCAAGAGCCTGTCGCTAGATTACACGGCCACCAACCGCGCGGTGATAGACGAACCGGACGGCCGCATCAACAATGAAGTGGACTCACTGGCTTACAAGAACAAGACGATCTGGGAGAACCTGGCAAACGGAGGCCGTAACACCAACTTTAACCAGCTGATCGCCCTAAACTACAAGCTGCCATTCGACAAGTTTCCCCTCACCGACTGGTTAAGTGCCGACACCCGTTACGCCACCTCCTATATCTGGACGGCGGGCTCCACGGCGCTGAACCAGGAAGCGAGCTTTAAGCTGGGGAACACGGCCGAGAACAACGTGGAATTTAGCGCTAATGGCCGGGTGGACCTGGTGAAGCTCTACAACAAGGTGAAGTTCCTGAAGGACGTAAACGCCCCTGTACCTGCCAGGCCAGCACCAGCCGCAGCAGCCACCGACACCGCAGCTGCAGCATCAAAGCCTGACCTGAAGTTTATCAAGTCAGTGGCACGGGTGCTGCTGATGACGCGCTCGCTGAACGTAACGTACCTGGAGAACCGCGGCACACTGCTGCCCGGCTACCTGCCCGACACCAGGTTCTTCGGGTTTGATGATGGCTTTGAGGCACCGGGGCTGCCGTTTATACTTGGCAAGCAGTACGACCTGGACGAGCTGTATGCGCAGGCAAACAGCAGCGGCTGGTACACCGACAGCAGCCAGTACCTGAACACGCCGTTCAGCGGCATTCATACCGAAACGTTTACCGGCCGTGCCAACCTGGAGCCGTTCCGCAACTTTAACATTGCCGTGGATGTGCGCCGTACCAAGTCAGAGATAGAGGAAGTGTTTTACCGCAAGGAGACCGACGATTTCGGCAACATTAGCGACACAGACCTGCGCCAGAACCCATTCACATCCGGCTCGTTCAGCACGTCGTTTCTGGCTTTGGGCACTTTGTTTGAGTCTACAGAAGACGGCTTCTCAAATGCCTTCGAAAGCTTTATCCGCAACCGCCACATTGTACGGGAGAAGCTAACTATGGCTAACCCTGCCGCAGAGGATTCGGGCTATGCGCTCAACTCGCAGGAGGTGTTGCTCAAGTCGTTCCTGTATGCGTACCAAGGGCGCGACATTAACGGATACGAGGCAGAGGCCAAAAACCCGTTCAGCCGCCTGCCGATTCCGAACTGGGCGGTTACATACAACGGGCTGGAGCGCCTGCCAATCTTCCAGGAGTGGTTTAGCCAGATAAGCCTGCTGCACGCCTACAACGCCAGCTACAACATCACCAGCTATACTACCTCGCTGGCGTACAACCAGGAGCCGAACGGCTTCCCGACGCAGCTGAACCAGTTCGGCAGGCTGGAGCAGTATTATATCGTAAACCAGCTGACGGTGACTGAGCGCCTGGCGCCGCTGTTGGGCGTTAACTTCAGAACCAAGAATAACCTGACCGGCCGCATTGAGTATAAGGTGGAGCGCAACCTGTCGCTGAACCTGACAAATGCGCAGATAACGGAGACGAATGTGAAAGATTATGTGATCGGCTTTGGCTATACCACGAATCATTTCCGTTTGCCGTTTAAGATCGGTGGGGAACGCAAAACACTGGAAAATGAGCTGACGATGCGCCTTGATTTCTCGGTGCGCGACAACCAGACGGTGCAGCGGGCCATCTCTGAGGACGACAGCGGCGAGGAGATCAGCCAGAACCAAATTACGAATGGTACGCGCCAGTTGCAGTTGCGCCCAACCATCGACTACGTACTGAGCCAACGCCTGAACCTGCAGTTTTATGTGTTGCGCACGGTGTCTGATCCTAAAATATCAACCTCATTCCGCAACAGTGTTACCGAGGGGGGCATACAACTGCGCGTAAGTCTGCAATAA
- a CDS encoding VanZ family protein, which translates to MILRYNLFTILWAAVMLVLTLLPSSSLPSVSGWNFFSIASMAHVFLFCVLTFLMIVGLSKQHSHPYLNRNAIRSSLLISTAFGIFIELLQHFLNIGREGDIFDVLSNTIGCLIGILVFKWIYTW; encoded by the coding sequence TTGATACTTCGCTACAACCTGTTTACAATCCTTTGGGCAGCGGTGATGCTTGTGCTGACACTGCTGCCCTCTTCTTCTCTTCCATCCGTTTCGGGCTGGAATTTCTTCTCCATCGCCTCCATGGCGCATGTTTTCCTGTTTTGCGTGCTCACTTTCCTGATGATCGTAGGACTCTCAAAGCAGCATTCCCACCCCTACCTCAACCGCAACGCCATCCGCTCCAGCCTGCTCATCAGCACTGCCTTTGGCATTTTCATTGAACTGCTGCAGCACTTTCTCAACATTGGCCGCGAAGGCGACATTTTTGATGTCCTGTCCAACACTATCGGCTGCCTGATCGGGATACTTGTATTTAAGTGGATTTATACCTGGTAG
- the gcvH gene encoding glycine cleavage system protein GcvH, whose amino-acid sequence MNLPENLKYTKDHEWIRVEGDVAFVGITDFAQSELGDIVYVDIDTVDKQINQEDVFGTVEAVKTVSDLFSPLSGTVLEFNEQLENSPELVNSDPYGDGWIIKMSIDDASQLESLLTVEGYREVIGQ is encoded by the coding sequence ATGAACTTACCTGAGAACCTGAAGTATACCAAAGATCACGAGTGGATTCGCGTAGAAGGCGATGTGGCTTTTGTGGGTATCACTGATTTTGCACAGAGCGAACTGGGCGACATCGTATATGTTGACATCGACACAGTTGACAAGCAGATCAACCAGGAAGATGTGTTCGGTACCGTAGAGGCCGTAAAAACTGTTTCTGACCTTTTCAGCCCCCTAAGCGGCACTGTGCTGGAATTCAACGAACAGTTGGAGAACAGCCCTGAGCTGGTGAACTCTGATCCTTACGGCGACGGCTGGATCATTAAAATGTCTATCGACGATGCGAGCCAGTTGGAAAGCCTGCTGACAGTAGAAGGCTATCGTGAAGTAATTGGTCAGTAA